Proteins encoded by one window of Akkermansia muciniphila ATCC BAA-835:
- a CDS encoding alpha-1,2-fucosyltransferase: MESEKTYFYPVLSDYDFGWFRLSGPGLANCMFVAARAYILSRRENAGYISPTWTKLSPGTFLRREKDKRVYFKIFNELGIKGLKKVQLLLAEKLRPGSGKVKQIRGMGEYFDDLNEHMDLVHEFIEKITRKEIIENVRPEALKDCIAIHVRLGDYSPEMRVDILWYVNLVREILSIKPSQQFLIFSDGSDEELRELLALPNVRRAFYGNAYADMYAISRCKWVIASDSTFSAWGAFIGERPILFNKRHFKRVYRNSVPEAVLGDSTRIPDEFKALL, translated from the coding sequence ATGGAATCTGAAAAAACATATTTCTACCCTGTCCTCTCGGATTATGACTTCGGCTGGTTCCGTTTATCAGGACCGGGGCTTGCCAACTGCATGTTTGTGGCGGCTCGCGCCTACATACTCAGCAGACGGGAAAACGCAGGCTACATTTCCCCCACCTGGACCAAACTCAGCCCGGGGACATTCCTTCGCCGGGAGAAAGATAAAAGAGTTTATTTCAAAATTTTCAATGAGCTGGGAATCAAAGGATTAAAAAAAGTCCAACTGCTGCTTGCGGAAAAATTGCGCCCCGGTTCCGGGAAGGTGAAGCAAATCCGCGGCATGGGGGAATACTTTGACGACCTCAATGAACACATGGATCTGGTGCATGAATTCATAGAAAAAATCACCAGGAAGGAAATCATTGAAAACGTGCGTCCGGAAGCCCTGAAGGACTGCATCGCCATTCACGTGCGGCTGGGAGACTATTCTCCGGAGATGCGGGTGGATATCCTCTGGTACGTGAATCTCGTCAGGGAAATCCTGTCCATCAAGCCGTCCCAGCAATTCCTCATCTTTTCCGACGGCTCGGACGAAGAGCTTCGGGAACTGCTGGCCCTCCCCAACGTCAGGCGCGCGTTTTACGGCAACGCCTACGCGGATATGTACGCCATCAGCAGGTGCAAATGGGTCATTGCTTCGGATTCCACATTCTCCGCCTGGGGAGCGTTCATAGGGGAACGCCCCATCCTGTTCAACAAAAGGCATTTCAAGCGGGTATACCGGAACAGCGTTCCGGAAGCCGTTCTGGGGGACAGCACCCGCATTCCGGATGAATTCAAGGCGCTGCTTTAA
- a CDS encoding glycosyltransferase — protein MAPILQTIASLDSRSGGTSTCTYDLVKALNASGMPTDILTLQPGSPQERMVGEDSFIHACPFDARTPLAVSRNIRRFLAGSRYRLYHTNGLWLDVNHATCAHARKTDAPCVVSLHGMLYPQALERGGWKKKLMLALGHRKDISGAACVHVTCEKEMEYYRDMGFSNPVAVIPNPVRIPEYLADIRRPGHEGFRAGFLGRLHPIKNLEALITAWGQLRLPNAELLLIGDGDPEYKARLEELVREENISNISFTGFVSGRRKYEMLSSLDVLCAPSHQENFGMSIAEALLAGTPVIASRGTPWEALNTRRCGWWCGNDSSSLAAALENAFNLSPQERLAMGDRGRSLVMETCAAPHAADRMKRLYRYLLGQEAKPEFVYLP, from the coding sequence ATGGCTCCCATATTACAAACCATCGCGTCCCTTGACTCCCGTTCGGGCGGCACCAGCACCTGCACTTATGACCTGGTCAAAGCCCTGAACGCTTCCGGCATGCCCACGGACATCCTCACCCTCCAGCCCGGCTCCCCACAAGAACGGATGGTGGGAGAAGACAGCTTTATCCATGCCTGCCCGTTTGACGCCCGCACCCCTCTCGCCGTCTCCCGGAACATACGCCGCTTTCTGGCCGGCTCCCGGTACCGCCTCTACCACACCAACGGCCTGTGGCTGGACGTCAACCACGCCACATGCGCGCACGCGCGCAAAACGGATGCCCCCTGCGTCGTTTCCCTGCACGGCATGCTGTACCCCCAGGCGCTGGAGCGCGGCGGCTGGAAAAAGAAACTCATGCTCGCCCTGGGACACCGGAAAGACATCTCCGGAGCCGCCTGCGTCCACGTCACCTGCGAAAAGGAAATGGAATACTACAGGGACATGGGCTTTTCCAACCCCGTGGCCGTCATCCCCAATCCGGTGCGGATCCCGGAATATCTTGCGGATATCAGGCGCCCCGGGCACGAGGGCTTCCGGGCCGGATTCCTGGGCAGACTCCATCCCATCAAAAATCTGGAGGCCCTGATCACGGCCTGGGGTCAGCTGCGCCTCCCGAACGCGGAGCTTCTGCTCATCGGTGACGGAGACCCGGAATACAAGGCCCGGCTGGAAGAACTGGTCCGGGAGGAAAACATTTCCAATATCTCCTTCACGGGCTTTGTTTCCGGAAGGCGGAAATATGAAATGCTCTCTTCCCTGGACGTCCTGTGCGCCCCCAGCCACCAGGAAAACTTTGGAATGAGCATTGCGGAGGCCCTGCTGGCGGGAACGCCCGTCATCGCCAGCCGGGGAACGCCGTGGGAAGCGCTGAACACCCGCCGGTGCGGCTGGTGGTGCGGCAACGATTCCTCTTCCCTGGCCGCAGCCCTGGAAAACGCCTTCAACCTCTCCCCGCAGGAAAGGCTCGCCATGGGAGACCGCGGACGCTCCCTCGTCATGGAAACCTGCGCCGCCCCCCACGCGGCCGACCGCATGAAACGCCTGTACCGGTATCTGCTGGGGCAGGAAGCCAAACCGGAATTTGTCTATCTCCCATGA
- a CDS encoding polysaccharide pyruvyl transferase family protein has product MNQHAHLPKAGIITSHYYFIKTNYGSLLQNFALQRYLEKMGLFPFLIRQEEISQPISFREKIKFYLLHPLQLFRRLFQKPAREAEEKAQRIARFNREHPRPFESFISKHLNTTPITYDRVTLREHPPEADVYLAGSDQIWTLDDFDKLLNFAPPGKRIAYAASANWGKQSKRWFIEARKELPYFTGISVRETEGREICQKAGMEQVEVVLDPTLLLDPSEYTSLVTAQSAYLPPDSILGYFLNTDALTEIYWNQILDSFKGNPLRIIPLQGTELCIPEDSIITPDPYEFIQAFKEAKNIITNSFHGTVFSIIMRKPFLSILQAGDTAIQNTRFFSLLKSLGLEDRIYAPERGLMREQMEQRIQWEAVENRLEQLRGHSAEFLEKAIQQSICRHG; this is encoded by the coding sequence ATGAACCAACACGCACACCTTCCAAAAGCAGGCATTATTACAAGCCACTACTATTTCATTAAAACAAACTACGGTTCACTGCTACAAAATTTTGCCCTCCAGCGTTACTTGGAAAAAATGGGCCTATTTCCATTCCTGATCAGACAGGAAGAAATCAGCCAGCCCATTTCCTTCCGGGAGAAAATAAAGTTTTATCTTCTTCATCCTCTCCAATTGTTCCGCCGGCTTTTCCAAAAACCAGCACGGGAAGCTGAGGAAAAAGCACAGAGGATTGCCCGCTTCAACCGGGAGCACCCGCGCCCCTTTGAATCTTTCATCAGCAAACACCTTAACACCACCCCCATCACCTATGACCGCGTTACATTGCGCGAGCATCCGCCGGAAGCGGATGTTTACCTGGCGGGCAGCGACCAAATATGGACCCTTGATGATTTTGACAAACTGCTGAATTTTGCTCCTCCGGGAAAACGAATCGCCTATGCGGCCAGCGCCAATTGGGGAAAACAAAGCAAACGATGGTTTATTGAAGCCAGAAAGGAGCTGCCTTATTTTACAGGAATCTCCGTCAGGGAAACTGAAGGCAGGGAAATATGCCAAAAAGCCGGTATGGAGCAAGTGGAAGTCGTTCTCGACCCAACCCTGTTGCTGGATCCTTCAGAATACACCTCGCTAGTCACGGCACAATCCGCCTACCTTCCTCCTGACTCCATTCTCGGGTATTTCCTCAATACGGACGCCCTTACTGAAATTTACTGGAATCAGATTCTTGATTCCTTCAAGGGAAATCCTCTTCGTATCATTCCCCTGCAGGGAACGGAACTCTGCATTCCGGAAGACAGCATCATCACCCCTGATCCTTATGAATTCATCCAGGCCTTCAAGGAAGCGAAAAACATCATCACCAATTCCTTTCATGGTACGGTTTTTTCCATCATCATGCGCAAGCCGTTTCTGAGCATTCTTCAGGCAGGAGACACGGCCATTCAAAACACGCGTTTCTTCTCTCTCCTGAAATCCCTGGGGCTGGAAGACAGGATTTACGCGCCGGAGAGAGGTCTCATGCGGGAACAGATGGAACAGAGGATCCAATGGGAAGCCGTAGAAAACAGGCTGGAACAGCTTCGCGGCCACTCTGCCGAATTTCTGGAAAAGGCCATTCAACAAAGCATTTGCCGCCATGGCTGA
- a CDS encoding glycosyltransferase family 2 protein, producing MSPLFSIIIPVYRSGPFLRDCLDSIRNQTLTDWECICINDGSPDDSGAILDEYARKDARFTAIHQDNRGVSAARNAGLSLAKGNWTAFVDGDDTVEPDMLACLHEEALRAQAAALLCYGISKDFHAGSRLIRTETTLPSRNQHIPAGETGAFLRYLLTSLDMESSCNKLFRTELLKKNGILFNTSAVVFEDFQFVLDYLSVCAPDIILLKKAFYHYRAQETENGAAKRSRFNLVRDIDTLTTKFLAWTSTLSLPQEDIPIVKGYILQKISVIFHALQRQPYAARKEVFRDFLTSGLAARKAELPLCGRYFHLVCRLLAARRYRLAHLLLKARNI from the coding sequence ATGTCCCCGCTTTTTTCCATCATCATCCCCGTTTACCGTTCCGGCCCTTTCCTCAGGGACTGCCTGGACTCCATCAGGAACCAGACCCTGACGGACTGGGAATGCATCTGCATCAATGACGGCTCCCCGGACGACAGCGGAGCCATCCTGGACGAATACGCCCGGAAGGACGCCCGTTTCACCGCCATCCACCAGGACAACCGGGGCGTAAGCGCCGCGCGCAATGCGGGGCTTTCCCTGGCGAAGGGAAACTGGACCGCCTTTGTGGACGGGGACGATACCGTGGAGCCGGACATGCTGGCCTGCCTCCATGAGGAAGCTCTCCGCGCGCAGGCAGCCGCCCTCCTCTGCTACGGAATCAGCAAAGACTTCCATGCGGGTTCCCGGCTCATCCGCACGGAAACCACCCTCCCAAGCCGGAACCAGCACATCCCCGCGGGGGAAACGGGGGCTTTCCTGCGCTACCTGCTGACCAGCCTGGACATGGAATCCTCCTGCAACAAATTGTTCCGCACGGAACTCCTGAAAAAAAACGGCATCCTCTTCAACACCTCCGCCGTCGTATTTGAAGACTTCCAGTTTGTCCTGGACTACCTTTCCGTCTGCGCCCCGGACATCATCCTGCTCAAAAAAGCCTTCTACCATTACCGCGCGCAGGAAACGGAAAACGGAGCGGCCAAGCGCAGCCGCTTCAATCTCGTCCGGGACATAGACACGCTCACAACCAAATTCCTGGCCTGGACCAGCACCCTTTCCCTCCCGCAGGAAGATATTCCCATTGTCAAAGGCTACATCCTGCAAAAAATCAGCGTGATTTTCCATGCCCTCCAGCGGCAGCCCTATGCCGCGCGCAAGGAAGTATTCCGGGACTTCCTTACCAGCGGACTGGCCGCACGCAAGGCGGAGCTTCCCCTGTGCGGCCGCTACTTCCACCTTGTCTGCCGTCTGCTGGCGGCACGCAGGTACCGGCTGGCCCACCTTCTGCTGAAGGCAAGGAACATCTGA
- a CDS encoding transferase: MDLSRYQEHYSLSHRLKRYGWYIVNRTLFRLMVTNAMKVPRNLLLRLFGANIPLASLVYPSSNIWAPWNLSVGEYACIGPDTEIYNKAPISIGNHAVISQGAFLCTASHDISDPAHALISAPITVEDQAWVAAQAFVGMGVTVGRGAVVGARSAVFRDVAPWTVVGGNPARFIKQRTLR, encoded by the coding sequence ATGGATCTTTCCCGTTACCAGGAACACTACTCCCTCAGCCACCGCCTCAAACGGTATGGCTGGTACATCGTCAACCGGACGCTCTTCCGGCTCATGGTCACCAACGCCATGAAAGTCCCCCGGAACCTGCTGCTCCGCCTGTTCGGGGCAAACATACCGCTTGCCTCCCTCGTTTACCCCAGCAGCAATATCTGGGCGCCATGGAATCTCTCCGTAGGGGAATACGCCTGCATCGGCCCTGATACAGAAATTTACAACAAGGCCCCCATCTCCATCGGAAACCACGCCGTCATTTCCCAGGGGGCCTTCCTCTGCACGGCCTCCCATGACATCTCGGATCCCGCCCACGCCCTCATCTCCGCCCCCATTACTGTGGAAGACCAGGCATGGGTGGCGGCGCAGGCCTTTGTGGGCATGGGGGTGACGGTTGGCCGGGGAGCCGTGGTAGGAGCCCGCAGCGCCGTATTCAGGGATGTGGCCCCCTGGACGGTTGTGGGCGGGAACCCGGCCCGATTCATCAAACAACGCACGCTCCGCTAA
- a CDS encoding O-antigen ligase family protein — protein MAALCKYWAFAFILCQLGQQHMLLNGIGSMGSFLLLGLGALLLLINSGRVFDRKTVSSSPFIYSFVFIFILYQFTFGIFDLNEKTGIYLIAKVVCCLMIALSVQKDLSFYLQRLMPILSVVTSLLILLGFVHNDVIFEGRHTLGFCNANGLGAISSLCAGAMILDSSDRSKKKIAIILLCVLATFLSGSRASIGILCLTFVIKYGLNAKFLAVLLAGVLAWQIILPMAGISSTGLNRFTESVENMDFSSSREGERKATLIMIAESPILGNGFDVEQSEKAKAVSGLGSHNGYLDIMKMIGIPYSVFLFAFMAYYTCSVWRKFHKSACDYDRIHLFVIISVLIAANFESYLWGINQVVTTLLFTSFAVLQKRMTDLKHGI, from the coding sequence ATGGCCGCACTCTGCAAATACTGGGCTTTCGCCTTCATTCTCTGCCAGCTTGGCCAGCAGCACATGCTCTTAAACGGCATTGGCTCCATGGGGTCTTTTCTTCTTCTGGGGCTGGGAGCTCTGTTGCTGCTGATCAACTCCGGACGCGTATTTGACCGGAAGACGGTCTCATCATCTCCTTTCATTTATTCCTTCGTCTTCATTTTCATCCTGTATCAATTCACATTCGGTATTTTTGACCTTAATGAGAAAACGGGAATTTATCTGATTGCCAAGGTCGTCTGCTGCCTGATGATTGCGCTTTCCGTCCAGAAGGACCTGTCATTCTATTTACAGCGCCTCATGCCGATTCTGTCGGTAGTCACCAGCCTGCTCATCCTTCTCGGTTTTGTTCACAACGACGTTATTTTTGAGGGCCGCCACACCCTGGGATTCTGCAACGCGAATGGGCTGGGAGCCATCTCCTCATTATGCGCAGGAGCCATGATTCTGGATTCTTCCGACCGCTCAAAGAAAAAAATCGCCATCATCCTTCTATGCGTCCTGGCCACCTTCCTCTCCGGAAGCCGGGCTTCCATAGGCATCCTCTGTTTGACCTTCGTCATCAAATACGGTCTGAACGCCAAATTTCTGGCAGTACTCCTGGCCGGAGTGCTCGCCTGGCAAATCATCCTGCCCATGGCGGGAATCTCTTCCACCGGCCTGAACCGGTTCACGGAATCCGTGGAAAATATGGATTTCTCATCCTCCCGGGAAGGCGAACGGAAAGCGACTCTCATCATGATCGCCGAATCCCCCATCCTGGGAAACGGCTTTGACGTGGAACAGAGCGAAAAAGCCAAGGCGGTAAGCGGCCTGGGGTCCCACAACGGCTATCTTGACATCATGAAAATGATAGGCATTCCCTACTCTGTTTTCCTGTTTGCGTTCATGGCGTATTATACCTGCTCCGTCTGGCGGAAATTCCACAAATCCGCCTGCGATTATGACAGGATACACCTGTTCGTCATCATCTCCGTTCTAATCGCCGCCAACTTCGAATCATATCTATGGGGAATCAACCAGGTGGTCACCACCCTGTTGTTCACCTCCTTCGCCGTATTGCAAAAACGCATGACAGACCTTAAACATGGAATCTGA
- a CDS encoding glycosyltransferase family 2 protein: protein MLDLSVIILARNEELHIRRCLENILPVAKEVFVIDCFSTDNTAAICREYPRVQVIQHEWPGLYALQFNWALDNCPITAEWVLRLDADEWFMPEALEELKAKLPALPPDVTGIIHKRRHIFLGRWMKHGVYPVKLLRLFRYGAARCEQRHMDEHMELSRGHSVEFEYDFVDENLNDLGWWAHKHVDYSSREAADIEDILSSSAADSGIDGQAGRKRAMKERYARQPLFWRSFAYFCYRYFLKLGFLDGREGFLWHFMQGWWYRTLVDARQFEKQKKGSANTVR from the coding sequence ATGCTTGACCTCTCCGTTATCATCCTCGCCAGAAATGAGGAACTCCATATCCGCCGCTGTCTGGAAAACATTCTTCCCGTCGCTAAAGAAGTCTTTGTCATTGACTGTTTTTCCACAGACAACACCGCCGCCATCTGCCGGGAATACCCCAGGGTGCAGGTCATCCAGCATGAATGGCCCGGCCTGTACGCCCTCCAGTTCAACTGGGCTCTGGACAACTGCCCCATCACCGCAGAATGGGTGCTGAGGCTGGATGCGGACGAATGGTTCATGCCGGAAGCCCTGGAAGAACTGAAGGCAAAACTGCCCGCCCTTCCCCCGGACGTCACCGGAATCATCCACAAGCGCCGGCATATTTTCCTGGGCCGGTGGATGAAGCACGGCGTTTACCCGGTCAAGCTGCTGCGCCTGTTCCGCTACGGAGCGGCCAGATGCGAACAGCGCCATATGGACGAACACATGGAACTCAGCCGGGGCCACTCCGTTGAATTCGAATATGACTTCGTGGATGAAAACCTGAATGACCTGGGCTGGTGGGCGCATAAGCACGTGGACTATTCCTCCCGGGAAGCGGCGGATATTGAAGACATCCTCTCCTCCTCCGCGGCGGACTCCGGCATCGACGGCCAGGCAGGCAGAAAACGCGCCATGAAGGAACGCTACGCCCGCCAGCCGCTCTTCTGGCGTTCCTTCGCCTACTTCTGCTACCGTTACTTCCTGAAGCTGGGTTTTCTGGATGGCAGGGAAGGATTTTTATGGCATTTCATGCAGGGATGGTGGTACAGGACCCTCGTGGATGCCCGGCAATTCGAGAAACAGAAAAAAGGCTCCGCCAACACGGTACGCTGA
- a CDS encoding glycosyltransferase codes for MNKQYDFIYLTNTPSFYKVRLCEELAKKHSVLLVLYGYGAEAVNTQLSGNEGGFDYFFLHEGDAGKRNKALVLLRLLKLMARVRARRVLFSGWMAPEYNIYSFFSPRRRNAVICESSAIDSGMSGWKSLLKKAVIRRMSAALPSGSPHRALFEHIRYPGDIHVTGSVGIFNMEGRRALRHSPSAPLNYIYVGRLAPEKNLELLIREFNSNGRPLSIVGDGPQKELLKNMAKDNIRFLGHVPNDRLPEIYGRHDVFILPSRYEPWGLVVEEALFRGLPVIASDKVGSAADMVAALETGAVFSLSAPDGLSNAIHEVEKNYETMARRVADINWNSRVETQLKAYTSLLD; via the coding sequence ATGAACAAGCAATATGACTTCATCTACCTGACCAATACGCCTTCCTTTTACAAAGTAAGGCTTTGTGAGGAACTGGCGAAAAAACACTCCGTTCTCCTGGTTCTTTACGGCTATGGGGCGGAAGCGGTCAATACCCAGCTCTCCGGCAATGAGGGAGGCTTTGACTACTTCTTTCTGCATGAGGGAGATGCGGGAAAAAGAAACAAGGCTCTTGTCCTGCTCAGGCTCCTGAAGCTGATGGCCCGGGTTCGGGCCCGCAGAGTGCTGTTCTCCGGCTGGATGGCGCCGGAATACAACATATACAGCTTTTTTTCCCCCAGGCGCCGCAATGCCGTCATTTGCGAATCGTCAGCCATTGATTCCGGCATGAGCGGCTGGAAAAGCCTGCTTAAAAAAGCCGTCATACGCCGCATGAGCGCGGCGCTGCCTTCCGGTTCCCCCCACCGCGCCCTGTTTGAGCATATTCGTTATCCGGGAGACATCCATGTCACGGGCAGCGTAGGCATCTTTAACATGGAAGGCCGCCGTGCCCTCCGCCATTCCCCGTCCGCTCCCCTGAACTACATTTACGTCGGGCGTCTCGCGCCGGAAAAGAATCTGGAACTGCTCATCAGGGAATTCAACTCCAATGGGCGGCCTCTGTCCATCGTGGGGGACGGCCCTCAAAAAGAACTTCTCAAAAACATGGCCAAGGATAATATCCGCTTTCTGGGCCACGTTCCCAACGACAGACTCCCGGAAATATACGGACGGCATGACGTGTTCATCCTCCCCTCCCGCTATGAGCCGTGGGGGCTGGTCGTGGAAGAGGCCCTCTTCCGGGGGCTGCCCGTCATCGCCAGCGACAAGGTGGGCAGCGCGGCCGACATGGTTGCCGCTCTGGAAACGGGCGCCGTCTTTTCCCTGTCCGCGCCGGACGGCCTGAGCAACGCCATTCATGAAGTTGAAAAGAATTATGAAACCATGGCGCGCCGCGTCGCGGACATCAACTGGAACAGCCGCGTGGAAACGCAGCTCAAGGCATACACCTCCCTTTTAGATTAA
- a CDS encoding glycosyltransferase, which produces MKICFVAWSDFGIGGVPRVLTCLMDALSRKHDVSLYSLKNLPPSGIQGINREQIHIYCREMNLYEKIRRSAADILVCKTPLFSSALGCRLYAAARYTSGFKKALTNHLNKHQYDVVIFGSGFEDSLLLALTKNKLLPSMRILTWSHASYDNYFTNMGSFFSRYMKEAIKAYYHRFDEIIVLSDGDEKEFREKHHLPARRIYNPNTMNPARKSTLTSKTFVYVGALSHQKGTDLAVRAFHKFIETDQEWNLHIYGEGPLKGWIEEYVSSNGLHHRIILHGPCGNMEEEFPRHSILLFPSRCEGFGLVQVEAMCCGLPILAADIPICREIVEKHHAGILFESDNPEDLCRAMREMTASDLSSYAANGLAAAPLFNLEQTVSEWENMFNAVKS; this is translated from the coding sequence ATGAAAATTTGTTTTGTCGCATGGTCTGATTTCGGAATAGGAGGCGTCCCAAGAGTTCTGACCTGCCTGATGGATGCCTTGTCACGCAAACATGACGTAAGCCTCTACTCCCTGAAAAACCTTCCGCCGTCAGGCATCCAAGGAATCAACCGGGAACAAATTCATATTTACTGCAGGGAAATGAATTTATATGAGAAAATTCGCCGCTCCGCGGCGGACATTCTCGTCTGCAAAACCCCTCTGTTCAGCTCCGCCCTTGGCTGCCGGCTATACGCGGCCGCGCGCTACACGTCAGGCTTCAAAAAGGCGCTGACGAACCATCTCAATAAACATCAATATGATGTGGTCATTTTCGGTTCCGGCTTTGAAGACTCCCTGCTTCTCGCCCTCACCAAAAACAAGCTCCTGCCCAGCATGAGAATACTGACGTGGTCCCATGCTTCCTATGACAACTATTTCACCAACATGGGTTCCTTCTTCTCCCGGTACATGAAGGAAGCCATCAAGGCATATTACCATCGTTTCGATGAAATCATCGTCCTGTCTGACGGGGACGAAAAAGAATTCAGAGAAAAACACCATCTCCCCGCCCGTCGAATCTACAACCCCAACACGATGAACCCGGCCAGAAAATCGACCCTTACCAGCAAAACGTTCGTTTACGTCGGGGCTCTCTCCCACCAGAAAGGGACTGATCTGGCCGTCCGCGCGTTCCACAAATTCATTGAAACGGATCAGGAATGGAATCTCCACATCTATGGGGAAGGCCCGCTGAAAGGATGGATTGAAGAATATGTATCCTCCAACGGTTTGCACCACAGAATCATTCTGCACGGGCCCTGCGGAAATATGGAGGAAGAATTTCCCCGCCATTCCATCCTGCTCTTTCCCTCCCGCTGCGAAGGCTTCGGACTCGTCCAGGTGGAAGCCATGTGCTGCGGGCTGCCTATTCTGGCGGCGGATATACCGATCTGTCGGGAAATAGTGGAAAAACATCACGCCGGCATCCTTTTTGAGTCGGACAATCCGGAAGACCTGTGCCGGGCCATGCGTGAAATGACGGCCTCAGACCTCTCATCCTATGCGGCAAACGGCCTGGCCGCGGCGCCTCTGTTCAATCTGGAGCAGACTGTCTCTGAATGGGAAAACATGTTCAACGCAGTAAAATCATGA
- a CDS encoding glycosyltransferase: protein MNILFLLGKFPSIGGVETVTAILANEFSARGHAVHVVSFEQVTEKPSPALDERVTLHRLSYPVSSRSNRNALRDILATCRIDVIINQWCLPFHVTRLCRKAMRGLPCRLLAVHHNAPDCNARLEGLRMRMARTGNPVNRASLRLLLKGCAMATGASLRYVYAHSDRYILLSDSFHQAFRNITGLKDTGKLLTIPNPITVENPEFRYEPGLKKKEVLFVGRLEPNQKRVSRVLETWALLEPCFPDWTLRLVGDGPEKRSLQEFCEEHRLKHVSFEGFQNPAPYYEQASLLFLTSEYEGLPLAMVEAMSFGVSPIVYGSFSAAYDLVDHGKDGCILPAAGGFQAHRMAEMAAGLMREPAALRAMARNAIAKSRKFTREHIIPQWEKAFLPDAS, encoded by the coding sequence ATGAACATCCTCTTTTTGCTCGGAAAATTCCCTTCCATAGGCGGCGTGGAAACCGTCACCGCCATTTTGGCGAATGAATTCTCCGCCCGGGGCCATGCGGTTCATGTGGTTTCCTTTGAACAGGTAACGGAAAAGCCCTCCCCAGCGCTGGACGAACGGGTCACGCTGCACCGGCTGAGCTACCCCGTTTCCAGCCGGTCCAACCGGAATGCCCTGCGGGACATCCTGGCCACCTGCCGCATTGACGTCATCATCAACCAGTGGTGCCTGCCCTTCCACGTCACCAGGCTGTGCCGGAAAGCCATGAGGGGCCTGCCCTGCCGCCTGCTGGCCGTCCACCATAACGCCCCGGACTGCAACGCACGGCTGGAAGGCCTCAGGATGCGCATGGCCCGGACGGGAAACCCGGTGAACAGGGCGTCCCTGCGCCTTCTGCTGAAAGGCTGCGCCATGGCTACCGGGGCCAGCCTGCGTTACGTTTACGCCCACAGCGACCGTTACATCCTCCTTTCAGACAGTTTCCACCAGGCCTTCCGGAACATCACCGGACTGAAAGACACCGGAAAACTTCTGACGATTCCCAACCCCATTACCGTGGAAAACCCGGAATTCCGCTATGAACCGGGCCTCAAGAAAAAGGAGGTTCTTTTTGTCGGACGGCTGGAACCCAACCAGAAACGGGTCTCCCGCGTGCTGGAAACGTGGGCGCTGCTGGAACCCTGCTTCCCGGACTGGACTCTCCGCCTGGTGGGTGACGGGCCGGAAAAACGCTCCCTTCAGGAATTCTGCGAGGAACACCGCCTGAAGCACGTCTCCTTTGAAGGCTTCCAAAATCCTGCCCCGTATTACGAACAGGCCTCCCTGCTCTTTTTAACCTCGGAATATGAAGGACTTCCTCTCGCTATGGTGGAAGCTATGTCCTTCGGCGTCTCCCCCATTGTTTACGGAAGCTTCTCCGCCGCCTATGACCTGGTGGACCACGGAAAAGACGGCTGCATCCTGCCCGCGGCCGGCGGTTTCCAGGCGCATCGGATGGCGGAAATGGCCGCAGGGCTGATGCGGGAACCGGCCGCCCTGCGCGCCATGGCGAGGAACGCCATAGCCAAAAGCCGGAAATTCACGCGGGAACATATCATTCCCCAGTGGGAAAAAGCTTTCCTCCCAGACGCCTCCTGA